CCTGGTTCCAGGTCCAGTCGACGAACTGCGACTTCAGCGCGTCCGCGCCGTACGGACGAAGATCCACCAGGCTCTTCGTGATCGAGAAGGTCGGCACGTACTGGAACTCGATCTGCGCCGCGTCGGGGGCACCGGTACCGGCCTTCAGTGCGGTCCGGAGCTTGGTGTACTGCGGTCCGCCCTGGCCTGCGTTGACGACGGTGACCTTGATCGCGGGGTACTTCTGCTCGAACAGCGCCACCTCCTTCTTGATGTCCGGCACCCAGGTCCAGAACGTGAGCTCGGTCGGGGTGGACATCGCCTTGTCGATGTCGGCCTGGCTGACCGCCTGGGCCTGACTCGAACTGGCGGCCGGCGAGCCGCCACCGCCACAGGCAGCGAGAGTGAGCACGGCGGCGAGAGTGACTGCGATACCGGCGCGTCGCCGGGCTTGCGGAAGACGGATCACTGCGAACAACTCCTCGGAAAGTGGCAAGGCGGTGCCTGGGCAAGGGGCATCTGCCCAGTGCCTGGGTGGCTCAGGGATGGACTGCGGTCAGTGCGAAGAGGTCAGGACGCCGTACGAGCGGTGCCGGTGGACTGACGGACGATCAGCCGGAGCGAATGTGGCTCCGAGGCGGAAGAGCGGTCGCCGGTGGGCGACTCGATCTCCGTGATGAGGTTCTGAATGCCGCGTTCGACGTGCACGTCGAAGTCCTGCGGGATGGTGGTGAGCGGCGGCGTCAGGAACGCCGCGGTCGGGATGTCGTCGAAACCGACGATGCTGACGTCGCCGGGGACCGTGCGGCCGGCCTCGGTGAGCGCGCGCAGCACACCGATGGCCATGTCGTCGTTGGCGACGAAGATCGCGGTGACCTCGTCGTTGGCCGCCAGCTCCTGACCGGCCGCGTAGCCAGAGGCGGGGAGCCAATCGCCTTGCAGGACAGGCGGTTCGGGCGCGCCGGCATCGGCCAGAGCCTGCCGCCAGCCCGCCAGCCGGTCCCGGGCGGCCCACCAGCGCTGTGGGCCGGCGACATGCCAGACGGTCCGGTGACCGAGGCCGAGCAGGTGCTCGGTCGCGGCTCGCCCGGCGCCGACCCCGTCGCCGCCGACGACGATCATCGGCCGGGCGCTCAGGCCGGGGTAGTGTCCGAAGCTGAGCACCGGGATGTCGAGTGCGATCGGCCGGCCGTCGCCCTCGTCGATCGGCTCGGACAAGATGATGCCGTCCACCCCCTGCTCGAGCAGGACGTCGACGGCGCCGGACACGCCCCCGGCGTCGCCTTCGAACGTGTTGACCATGCTGAGCGAATAGCCCGTACTGCGGAGGGCACGCTCGATCGCCACGAGTTGGGTCGAGGGACCGAACAGCGCCGTACCGAGGCAGACCACGCCGATCCGGCGGGTCCGGCCCGAGTTGAGCGCACGGGCGGCGTCGTTGCGGCGGTAGCCGAGTTCGCGCATGGCGGCCTGCACCCGGAGCCGGACCTCCTCCTTGACGTACGGCTCGTCGTTGAGCACCCGGGAGACGGTCTTCTGGGAGACACCCGCCAGCCGGGCCACATCCGTACTCCCGGGACGGCGCGCGGGCCTGCCCTCGGATGCCGGTCGCGCCTGGTCCATGGGTCCTCACCTTATGCCGGAACTGCGTCCTGACTGCGTAGTCAGAATGTGTCTACGTAGTCAGAACGTCAAGCCACGGTAATCACACTGTGACCTAAGCCACGCCGGCTATTCGGTGCGGAGGACAGGCTCCTGCGGCTCGGACAGCAGCGCGATACGGGCGCGCAGCTGCTTGGGGGTGCGGGCCAGCGAGATGGCCATCGGCACCACCAGAACGGCGGGGATGAGCAGATACCAGTGCGAGTAAACGAAGACGCCGATGAGGTCGGCTGCCGCGTAGACGGCACCAGCGATCGCCAGCAGGGGATACCGGCGCCGTACCTCTTGGAGCTGTCGCTGAGCCAGCCGCAGGGCGGCCGCCCGTACTTCGGGATCTGCTGGAGCCGGTCCCTTACGCGCTGCCCGCATCGCTGTCCGCCGATCCTCCGCAGGGATCGGCCCGAGTGCGTGCTGTTCCGTCCGCCACCTGTATTTCAGGGCCATCGCGGTGCCGAGGCCCACGATCACACCGACCGTCGCTGCCGGAAGGAGTGCCTCACGCCAACTGCCGCCGTCGATCAAGCCGACTGCGAACAGCACGGCTGTCCATGGAACCGCGGTGACGGGGAACAAGGCCCAGGTCGGCAGCGAGATCAGGCGGTTGCGCATGGGCTGAGTATCAGCCCGGGAAGGATCAGCGGGCTGGTTCTTGGGTGGGTGGGGTGGTGATCAGACGGACGGCTTCGGTGATGTGGTGGCGGAGGGTTTGGGTGTCGCTGGTGGCCTCGGGGTCGAGGGGGGTGCCGAAGGGGTTGGCTGCGGTGTAGGCCGTGGCCAGGGTCATCACGACGGTGTAGAGGAAGTCCGGCGGGAAGGCGGAGCTGGTTTTTCCATCAGCCTGGGCGGCCGTGATGCCGGCGACCTTCGAGTCGCGCGCCTGAGCGCGGGCGGCCGGCTCGGCGGCCTGTGCCTCGAGGTTCGACCAGGCGAGCAGGCGCATCACGTCCGGGTTCTGCATCGCGAAGTCGAAGACGCGGCCGGCCTGGGCGGGCAGGTCGTCGGGGGTGGGCAGCACCGCTCCCGAGTACACCCGGGAGAGGTGATTGTCGAGGACGGTGGTGAACAGCGTCTCCTTGTTCTCGAAGTAGACGTAGATCAGGTTCTTGTTGCACCCGGCCGTCTTCGCGATGCGGTCGACCCGGGCACCCGCCACGCCGTACGCGGAGAACTCCGCCATCGCCGCCTCGAGGATCCGCTCCTTGGTCGCCTCGGCCTTGCCCATCGGTGCACCCCTTCTCTCGATGCCTCAGCCTAACCATTGACTAACCGGTTAGCTGGTCCTAGGCTGCTTTTGGGTAACCAGTTAGTCAATTATCAGAAGGTGTGACATGACCTCGACTCTTCCCGGCGGCGCGCTGCGGCTCGCCGACGACCTGACCCTCGGCCGGATGGGGTACGGCGCGATGCAGTTGGCCGGCCCCGGTGTGTTCGGCCCGCCGAAGAACCACGACGAGGCGATCGCCGTACTGCGAACCGCCGTCGAGCTGGGCATCAACCACATCGACACCAGCGACTTCTACGGGCCGGTCGTCACCAACGAGCTGATCAAAGAGGCCCTGCATCCGTATCCCGACGACCTGCACATCGTCACCAAGGTCGGTGCCCGGCGCGGCGACGACGCCACCTGGATCCCGTCCCTGGAGCCCGAAGACCTGAAGGCGCAGGTCCGCGCGAACCTCGACCACCTCGGTCTGGACGTTCTCGACGTCGTCAACCTGCGCGCGCCCGGGCATGAGCAGACCACGGATGTCTCGCTGGCCAAGGAATTCACCGCACTCGCCGAATTGCAGCAGGAAGGACTGATCAGGCACCTCGGCCTGAGCGGCGTCTCCGATGTCCAGCTCACCGAGGCACAGGCGATCGCCCCGGTCGTCACTGTGCAGAACCTCTACAACGTCGCCAATCGCTCCGACGACGCTTTGGTCGACCGCTGTGCGGTCGAGGGCATCGCGTACGCGCCCTTCTTTCCGCTGGGCGGCTTCACGCCACTGCAGTCGGACACCCTCGCCAAAGTCGCCACCCGCCTCGGCGCCAGCCCGCAACAGGTAGCCCTCGCCTGGCTCCTGCACCGCTCACCGACCATCGTCCTCATCCCCGGCACCTCGTCGGTCACCCACCTCCACGAAAACTTCGCTGCCGCCTCCCTCACTCTCCCCGAAGACGCCATCACCGAACTAGATGCCATCGGCAAGTAACTGGCCACAGTTGCAACAACCTGCAAAACAAGGCGTTTGCAGCAATGTGCAATGCGGTTGGGCTATCGCGGCAGGCGCTCCGTTCATAGCTTCGAGCTGTCAACTTTCCAGCTCGAGGAGATGGCATGAAGAGTTTTCGCAAGGTCGCATCGGCGCTGGCAGTGCTGCCGCTGGCTATCGGAGGACTGGTCGCTTCGTCCGGAGCGGCTTCGGCGTCGGTAGTCGTGGGTCCGGGCCAGCGAGGGCACACGTGCAGCGGCTACAAGTACGCGGATTCCACCCACACCCGCTACTGGCAGACCTGTGCCTGGGTTGATCTCGGGCATGTGTTCTTCACGGTCGACTTCGGCAATTCCAGCAACTTCGAATGGGATCCCTGGTCGACCTACGAGGACTACATCTCGTCCGGCGTCCCCAAGACCTGCGTCGACGGGCACGAGACGAACTTCACGGTCCCCGCTCATTCGACGTCGCACACCTTGCCGGACCATTGCTGGATCCCGCGGGCGAAAGGCGCCTACGCCTCTGTCGGCAAGGTTTGGTACAACAGCTCCCAGACCAGCCCTGTGGAGCAGCACAGCCCGACCCTTCAGGTCCTGGGCTAGACGGTGAGGCCGCCACCCCGGAACATCTGGGCCGGGGTGGCGGTTGGGACGGGTGTGCATGGTGAATACAAGGTGCCCGGTGGGAAGTTGGTTGTCGCGGATCTCGACGTGGTCGGGGAGGTGGTGCGGCGGGGGCGGATCAGCGGGGACTTCTTTCTCGAGCCGGATGATGCGCTGGAGCGGATCAACGCGGCGCTGGCCGGCGTACCGGTGGGGGCTCCGGTGGCGCAGATCGCTGCCAGGGTGCGCGGTGTGCTCGGCGACGGGGTCGAGATGGTCGGGTTCTCGCCCGAGGCGGTGGCGGTCGCCGTACGGCGTGCTTTGACCGGTGCCTCGGCGTGGACCGATCACGCGTGGGAGTTCGTCCACGACGTACCACGGGAGCCGGCGCTGCAGATGGCGCTGGACGAAGTGCTGGCCGAGCAGGTCGGATCGGGGGAGCGGGCGCCGACGTTGCGGATCTGGGAGTGGGCCTCGAACGCGGTGATCATCGGCAGCTTCCAGTCGCTGGCCAACGAGGTCGACCTGGCCGGCGCCGCCAAGCACGACGTGACGGTGGTACGCCGGATCAGCGGCGGCGGCGCGATGTTCGTCGAACCCGGCAACACGATCACCTACTCGCTCTACGTGCCCGAGTCGCTGGTGTCCGGGCTGTCGTTCATCGACTCGTACGCCTTTCTCGACGACTGGGTCGTCGGCGCGCTGAACGAACTGGGCATCGCCGCGACGTACCAGCCGATCAACGACATCACCTCGCCCGCCGGCAAGATCGCGGGTGCCGCGCAGAAGCGGTTCGCGGGCGGCGCCGTCCTGCACCACGTGACGATGGCGTACGACATGGATGCCACCAAGATGCTCGAGGTACTGCGGATCGGCCGCGAGAAGATGTCCGACAAGGGCACCAAGAGCGCCAACAAGCGGGTCGATCCCTTGCGCAGCCAGACCGGTCTGGAGCGTGCCGAGGTGATCAAGCGTCTGGTCGGCACCTTCGCCAACCGCTACGGCCTCGACGACGCCACGATCGACGACGAGACGGTCGCCGAAGCGCAGCGCCGGGTCGAGTCGAAGTTCGGCACCGAGGAGTGGCTCACCAGAGTCCCCTGACCCGTACGCCGGTACGCCGGTTACCGGGAACGGGCAGCGTTCGTTGCCCGTTCGGGCAAGACCTGGTGGGTGCGGCGCGGCTACCGTTCGAGGTATGGCTGACCGGCCGCGCCGTGTCCAGGACGCCCGTGCGACCAAGCCGGTGGCCGGGCGGCACCAGCCTGCGCCCGCACCGCCGGAACACGAGCTGGCCCGGCTCCAGCGGCAGGTCGGCAACCGGGTGGTGGCCGACTTCGTCACCTCGCTGGCCGTGCAGCGGCTCAAGGAGGGTGACGGACCCTCGCACGACGTCGGTGTGATCCAGCAGCAGCTGAACCTCGTCAGTGGCGTGGCCCGGCTCGCGATCACGGGCCGGTTCGATCCGGAGACGACCGCGGCCGCGAAGGCGTTCCAGCGCAAGCTGATCGCCGAGAAGGTGGCCGGTGTCGTCGAGGACGGCATCGTCGACGGGGTCACCCACGCTCAGCTGAAGTCGCGGGCTCCGTCGGTCACGATCAGCGGGACCGACACGGTCGTCGTCGGGCCGGGCAACACCCAGGTTCCGCTCAATCCCGCGCTCGGAACGCACAAGCAGCTGCAGGCCGGTGCGAAGGGGGTGGCGGTCAAGGAGCTGCAGGACCGGCTCAACCACAGTGGCGCCACGACCGGCAAGAAGCTCGTCATCGACGGCATCTTCGGGACCAAGACCGACGCGGCGCTGAAGGAGTTCCAGACCAGCGTCAAGGTGGCCGCGAACGGCGTTGCGGACCCGGGGACCTGGGCGAAGCTGGAGACCGCGGGTGCCGCGGGCCAGGGGCACGTCGAGTTCGACTGGCGCGAGGAGGTGGAGGGGGTGAAGAACGTGGGGCTGCGCGCGGCGTACGACTGGAAGCTGTCCAAGACCGCGCTGTCGATCAGCGTCGGCATCACCTTCACCAAGAAGCAGGCCGGGGTCGACGCGAAGATCAGCCAGTGGCTGAGCGACATCAAGGAGATCTGGAGCACGTTCAAGGCCGTCAACCACAGCGACCCGAAGAAGAAGAGCATGAACCTCGACTTCAAGGCTGTTCGCGGTGGGGGCGACCATGCCGTCGACGTGTTCAGGTTCGATCCGGCGCTGCCGAAGAAGCAGCGCGGAGACAGCCGGTCGAACTCGGGCACCTGGTACACGATCGATCCGCGGCGCTCGATGGCGCCGCACGAGTTCGGTCACCTGATCGGGCTGGCCGACGAGTACAACCGGACCGAGGACCACTACGTGGCGACCACCGGTGAGGAGCCCGACGTGGCCGACCCGGCCGGCGTGGCCGCGGACGGCACGAAGCTCGCCACGAACATCAAGGCCAACCTGCCGCTGACCGACGTACTGGCTGCCCCGATCGCGGCCAGCGACGACAAGCGCTGGGGCGCGAAGCTGGCTGCCGTCGTGAACGGCGCGCTGGGGGAGAAGCAGGGTGGATTCTCCCGGTTCGTGGCGCAGCAGTACGCGAAGGCGAACGCGGGCGCGTCGGTCTACAACGACATCCAGGCGGCGTTCAACGCGAAGGCGGTCACCGGGTTCCAGGAGAACTTCCGGCTCGCGGTCACGCCGTTCCTCTATTCCAACAAGAGCCTGATGGGGACCATGGAAACCACACCGGCCAAGGGCGGCGGCGGTCTGAAGGCCGCCGACCACGAGCACCCGATCGAACCGCGGCACGTGCAGCCGTACGTGAACCTGCTGGCGCGGGAATGGACCCTGCAGACCGGTGCCGCGGACGTCTGGAAGCCGGAACGCCGATGACCGTGCGACTGACGCTCAGCAACTACGGCTCGTCGACGCTGGAGATCGGGCTGGTCGTCGACGACGACGGCCATGTCACCGGCTGGCAGACCTCAGGGTGGCGGGTCGGCCGGTTCGCCCGCGACCTGACGGCAAAGGAACGTACTGCGCTCGCGCACGCCCTGGAATCGGCCCGAGCCACCGCCGCCTCCGCAGCAGCCGCGACTGCTGAACCTGGGCCGCCGGCGGCACGGGCCTCCAGCGGATCGACCGAGCAGTTGGTTGCCGACGGTCTGCCCGACGCCACCTTCGCCTCGAACGCGAACCCGCCAACCGGGTACGAAGACCTGATCCGCGTACTACGTGCCATCCGCGAAGATCTCGCTGATTTCCCGTCGGCAGCGATCGAACTGACCGTCGCCGGTACGCCGGTCCGCGTCGCGCTCCGGCACGTCGGCGACGAGCCGATCGGCGTACGCACGGCAGGCGAGCTCCGGATCGAGGCGCTCGTCTATGACAAGGACTACCTGATCGTCGACCGGAAGCTGCAGACGGTCGAGCCGCCTGAACTGGACGGTGCTGTGTCTGCCGGGTGGGAGTTCGCGCTCGTCGGTCGGTGGTCGTTGCCCAAGGCACCCAAGGGTGGGTTCTCGAACATCACGGTGGGTCCGCTGCGGGTCGACTCCGTCGGTGACGGGGTCTTCCGGAAGACCGAGTTCAGTTGGGGGACCGAATGACCGGTGCAGGGAAGTCGATCGAGTCGGTGCTGGACGCAGTACAGGCTCCCGGCCGTACTGCGCTGCGGCTGTCCGCGTCGCCGTTGTGGGACCGGCAGCGGGCCTTCTACGACCGGGGCGCACCGGAGATCTGGGGCGGCGGCGACGTACCGCACGGCATCACCGGCAACCCGCGGATCGCGAACACCTATGCCCGGATCGCACTGGAGTTCCTCCGCA
The Kribbella voronezhensis DNA segment above includes these coding regions:
- a CDS encoding TetR family transcriptional regulator → MGKAEATKERILEAAMAEFSAYGVAGARVDRIAKTAGCNKNLIYVYFENKETLFTTVLDNHLSRVYSGAVLPTPDDLPAQAGRVFDFAMQNPDVMRLLAWSNLEAQAAEPAARAQARDSKVAGITAAQADGKTSSAFPPDFLYTVVMTLATAYTAANPFGTPLDPEATSDTQTLRHHITEAVRLITTPPTQEPAR
- a CDS encoding oxidoreductase, which codes for MTSTLPGGALRLADDLTLGRMGYGAMQLAGPGVFGPPKNHDEAIAVLRTAVELGINHIDTSDFYGPVVTNELIKEALHPYPDDLHIVTKVGARRGDDATWIPSLEPEDLKAQVRANLDHLGLDVLDVVNLRAPGHEQTTDVSLAKEFTALAELQQEGLIRHLGLSGVSDVQLTEAQAIAPVVTVQNLYNVANRSDDALVDRCAVEGIAYAPFFPLGGFTPLQSDTLAKVATRLGASPQQVALAWLLHRSPTIVLIPGTSSVTHLHENFAAASLTLPEDAITELDAIGK
- a CDS encoding LacI family DNA-binding transcriptional regulator — translated: MDQARPASEGRPARRPGSTDVARLAGVSQKTVSRVLNDEPYVKEEVRLRVQAAMRELGYRRNDAARALNSGRTRRIGVVCLGTALFGPSTQLVAIERALRSTGYSLSMVNTFEGDAGGVSGAVDVLLEQGVDGIILSEPIDEGDGRPIALDIPVLSFGHYPGLSARPMIVVGGDGVGAGRAATEHLLGLGHRTVWHVAGPQRWWAARDRLAGWRQALADAGAPEPPVLQGDWLPASGYAAGQELAANDEVTAIFVANDDMAIGVLRALTEAGRTVPGDVSIVGFDDIPTAAFLTPPLTTIPQDFDVHVERGIQNLITEIESPTGDRSSASEPHSLRLIVRQSTGTARTAS
- a CDS encoding peptidoglycan-binding domain-containing protein, coding for MADRPRRVQDARATKPVAGRHQPAPAPPEHELARLQRQVGNRVVADFVTSLAVQRLKEGDGPSHDVGVIQQQLNLVSGVARLAITGRFDPETTAAAKAFQRKLIAEKVAGVVEDGIVDGVTHAQLKSRAPSVTISGTDTVVVGPGNTQVPLNPALGTHKQLQAGAKGVAVKELQDRLNHSGATTGKKLVIDGIFGTKTDAALKEFQTSVKVAANGVADPGTWAKLETAGAAGQGHVEFDWREEVEGVKNVGLRAAYDWKLSKTALSISVGITFTKKQAGVDAKISQWLSDIKEIWSTFKAVNHSDPKKKSMNLDFKAVRGGGDHAVDVFRFDPALPKKQRGDSRSNSGTWYTIDPRRSMAPHEFGHLIGLADEYNRTEDHYVATTGEEPDVADPAGVAADGTKLATNIKANLPLTDVLAAPIAASDDKRWGAKLAAVVNGALGEKQGGFSRFVAQQYAKANAGASVYNDIQAAFNAKAVTGFQENFRLAVTPFLYSNKSLMGTMETTPAKGGGGLKAADHEHPIEPRHVQPYVNLLAREWTLQTGAADVWKPERR
- a CDS encoding lipoate--protein ligase family protein; amino-acid sequence: MPGGKLVVADLDVVGEVVRRGRISGDFFLEPDDALERINAALAGVPVGAPVAQIAARVRGVLGDGVEMVGFSPEAVAVAVRRALTGASAWTDHAWEFVHDVPREPALQMALDEVLAEQVGSGERAPTLRIWEWASNAVIIGSFQSLANEVDLAGAAKHDVTVVRRISGGGAMFVEPGNTITYSLYVPESLVSGLSFIDSYAFLDDWVVGALNELGIAATYQPINDITSPAGKIAGAAQKRFAGGAVLHHVTMAYDMDATKMLEVLRIGREKMSDKGTKSANKRVDPLRSQTGLERAEVIKRLVGTFANRYGLDDATIDDETVAEAQRRVESKFGTEEWLTRVP